Below is a window of Chanodichthys erythropterus isolate Z2021 chromosome 19, ASM2448905v1, whole genome shotgun sequence DNA.
TACTGGTTTAAGAAACATCAAGGGGATATCAGTAGCACAACCACATTACATAGCATCATGCAACAGcaacagaggatcttttcgttgactgagaaaccaaagactgtaagtgagtttttgaaatgagcgcatgcgtaagaacaacctccctccttcacagctcaaaggaacgcctcccaaaactcgtgcacgagtattggaacacgagtgtttaccaccggcattcgctgtgtcgtgttttttggattcattatgtatGTTCGATGAAACAATTCGCGTAaacaattggctgatgtttttaaggccctacctcgtgcacagatgatgtatattaatattattcctttcagtgcacctaataaatagtcttttatcagttagtaaagacagtcccaagtaatattgcaaaaatgtataaaacaaaacatcctctttagcacctttaagacatGACAATATTTGaggcattgaaaaaaaaaacatttaagtcACTTAAACAGGATTGTTGGGCGCACTTTTACAGCTGTAGTTTAAAAGCTGCGAGTTCCACTACAGGTGTGTCATTTTTAGACAAACCTTAAATTACTGGCTTTGCTGAATCCTCacctgatattttttaaatggccATTTCATTACAAACACTTACAATGTTTAGTACTTCCAATATATTTTTCAGAGGTTCTTAAAATAAACTAGTTTGATTCGATTGACTTGAATAAATGTGCAGAGCCAGTTGAATTTCCTAAGTGCACTAAAACAACTAAATGAACCGCCCAGATTAATTCATAACATTGCATACGTGCTACTCTTCAAAAAGTTTGAAAtgggaaatttttatttttttttatgtttttgaaagaagtcactTATTCTCACCtaagctgcattttttttttatcagaagtacagtaatattgtgaaatcataaatgaccccaaacttttgaaaggtagtgtatattataaattaatagtGCTGTTTATTTGCAAATATTAACCATATAGTTTAATAACACTGCACATGTGAACCCAGCAAGAGTAAGCCACAGGTGAAGGTCAAACTGACCCGAGAACTGTGCGCAGCAGGCAGCTCCTGGTAAAGGGTGGCACTGATTGGGGATTGGCTGTTTGCTGCAGTACTTTGCAACATCAGTCATAACAGCCTTCAGACCCTCTACATTCACTAGGGGAGACAAAATTTCAGCTTAAATTAAAGCATCATTCTAATGGTAGAACCAtggttataaaatattaataaagataactgTTGCTCTAGGTAGACTTTATGTTTTAAATGtcacactacaagtgcacaccTTGTCCAGGATTCATTATGTAAAAGAGACTAGGGCTGATCACTGCTGCCACCCTTGGTTGAAACGCCTCACTGCAAAGCAGCTCCAACGTCTTCCAGTTCAAAGGAAAAAAGCCACCTAGATGACAGTGAACATTATTTAATCATGCACAAGAACAATAAACAATGACCTGCATATTACTATAACAACAATTACAAAACTATAAAGCCATATATAAAAAGGTTTTACCATCAGTTATGCCAACTTACTTGATACGGTTAAATCTTCTGGGGCACTGGCAGCTTCATTGTTCTTCACTTTCAAAGGCTCTTCAACAGGTGGATTCTGATCAATGGGTTTTAGAGTGGGCAGATCCTCAATCTGATTGGAAGGTTTAGTTGGCTGCAGTGGAGGCTGTTTCACCTGTCCACAAGCTCTAGTCAGGTGCTCAGAAACTAGCACGGCAGCAATGCTTTGTCCAGCGCTCTCCAGCTCCATCCCATAACCCTTCTCAGTGATGGACAGCACTTTGCCACTCAATGGCTGACCGGCACAAAGAGCCTGAAACTTGTGCATTGCCTCTTTACTCCACTGACCCTCCACTGGTTCTACGCCTGCACACATTGATTATTGGCCAAATGTACAATGAGCTTACAATGTTGTATACAGAATACAAACTTACATATTCAGAATAAATATTTAGTTATTGTAGTTAGAGGAGAAAATATCCTAGGCTTGCAACCATAAAAACAAATTCTGAATAATTCATatccacatacacacaaactcCAACAGAGAAAGCAAACCTGCAAGCCAGCAGCGTATCGCTTGGAAAGGCAGTTTGAGCAGACTCTGAGTGATGGCCTTCAGATGTGCTGCCTCCACCTCACAGGAGTTCCCATAGTCCACAAAATAAACTCTAGCCTTACCCTCTCCACACACTTCTAATACCATGGCCCTGTACCACTGGCCATCTCCTGCAAACAGGAAGCAAAAACATTGATAAATTGAATTTCTTTATCAAAGAAATGAatcattttattcaacaaaaatgcataaaattcatctttgacagtaaagactttacCATTGTTACATAAGATttctatttgaatttttttttttttttacattctagggtgtgttcacacttgtcatgtttggttcgattaaaacgaaccctggtgcgattgctcggttagtgtggttaatttgaacatatgtgaacgctgccatccgaaccctggtgcatACCAAGACAGCtaaaaagatgggtctcggtccgctcccaacgaactctggtgcggttcgaatgatatatgaacgcaacacggaccaaagacatgtaaacaaaccaaaaacaggaagacaagaccataaaaaggacagaatcctcacgcatgtcagtttttcttgtcatagtcgcgagttttCCCATGACAGGCGCGTCTCCACGCACCAGATTGtttgtgtgacggatggattcccgccgctgttttgactactctcttcacgagttcccagatggccaaaataccatcatatgcaggctacgcacacacacgatgagcgcatttacctcagcaaacagcattgttttggatgttcggtaagttccgtctcaaaatagcgatacgtcataaaatccgaccaatcacgttgtgaatgtatccctatgccttaaggttcgttatcttttggttcggtgataaaattctgaatgctaatcggaccaggactaaatgtttttttcttcttctttgtttgtttacttTAATTATAAGCATGTTAATGTAATCATGGTGTTTGCTTCTGAAGGATGAGTCAGTATCACCTGTGAAGAGAGCACAACATGGTTCTCCCACAGTTGGTGTAAAGGGAGCCTTTTCCAATTCACAATGCTTTTTGAGCTCAGAGGACAGCTCTGTCAGGACATGTGAATctgccagaaaaaaaataaaaaatacttaaattacaaacaaaatGAGTCACACAGTGTAGAAACAACAACACTGATGGACAGTCACACCGATACTGTAGTTGTAACAGTAGAATTCATCCAGGCTCttcagagtactgatcaccagCTCCACCTTTTGACCATCGAAGGGAAGTTCAGCACAAGTCCACTCCAATTTCTCAACAACAGGCAGACTAAGGGCTAGGGTAAAATTAAAAGATAATCATTATAAATCTTCCTTTTAAAAGCAGTCAGAAATGGCTCAAATAAAATAAGGTTCTTCACTTACGGGGCATTTCAGGGAAGGATGCCTGAGCTGGTTCATTCTTCTCAGTCTCCAAACTTTCAACGGTAGCATAACCCATGTTAACCAACAACTCAGCGACATTGGTCTGAGGGTCACTGGACTCGTCGATCATGGACACCAGAGCCCTACCATCCTTCTTACCCAGAATCTCAACCCGAATGAAGCGGTTGCAGACCAGACGTTTTACAATCAAAATGGCATCCTCTGACCAGTCGCCTGTTGGTGACTTAATACCTAGAGCATTAGGACCACGTTAATCAAGAAATTAACCTCTGCCTTCTGTATATGCTGAGCCAACTACACTTACAGGTGCTCAGTGAATAAATCATTGTTCTGTACCTGCCAGAGAACAGGGAATCGCTTGTGTTGCCAAAGCCAACAGCTCCTTGTTGATTGGTCGCAGGCGATTTAACTCAACTTCCTCAGAGTTTCCAAAGTCTATGTATCCGACACACACACGATCCTCAGAGGAATATGCCAGAACTTTAGCTCTGTACCACTGGTTGTCCTCTGTAAGGCATAAGGAGACAGCTTCAGAAGACAACACTTCATTTTTACAATTGTACAATTTCAACAGCACCTAGTCCCATTTGCCAACTGGAAGGCACACTTTAGACATTTTTACATGAATTCCTTCTTttcaaaaggaaaagaaaaactgGTCTGACCTGAGAACAGTGAGCAGCAGACAGTTCCTGGTGCAGGTCTGAAGTTCTCACTGGCCAGGGTGTTTGAGCAGTGCTCCCTTAAATTCACCTGCAACTGCTGGATTGTACCTGAATACATTAAGATTACATCATACACACAAACTACTGAAAGagctgtaattatatatatatatataaaaataaaaaataaaaaataaaaaaaaagacaacagaTGCTAAAACATTGCagcagcaaaataaaaaaattaattccccgtcatatatacagtacactaccattcaagaATATTAccgtttttgatcaaataaatgcagttttggtgagcataagataaTTTTCAAATTACCTGACCAACCCAAAtctttgaatgatagtgtatgCACCAATCATCATgtagtaaaaatatcatgtaaaaGTGTTTCATTAAggtaaaactgttttaaattgaGTTGAAGAAAGCTCACTGGCATTTTCAAGCTTCTGACAGAGGATCTCTGAGGGAGATTGGAGGTGGGTGACCACTGCAGTGAATGTGTCACCCACTCCCTGAGTCAACGGCTCTGGAGGCCTGGCTTCAGAGTTCTCGTTCTTTCCTCCAGACAAGCGCTTGAAGTTTTCAAAGGATGCTGTCAGCAAGGAATCTAAAGAAAGGTGGCGGAAAAGATCAgggtgaaaaaataaaatcaaagaatGGAGTGAATCATTtcatgaaaacaacaacaaaaacagataCAGCAGCAACTCACTGATGCTATGTTCAGTCTGTGGTTTGACAGGAACATCGTCCTTTATAGCATAGCCCTGGTCTATCAGGAAAGTGCTTATGTATTTACCTGGGTGGGGGAGGGGGATAAAAATAAATTGCACTGAATATCTTATTTCAGACAAAGCTCTCCAAAAACCATGAATGCCCTACCAAGCGTGCTAAGAGGAAAATCTACAGCAAGCAGAGCTCCATCATTCATGATGTCCAACACTGTGAAAGTGAGGCTTTTTCCAGTAATCAACTGCCTAACAGCAATAGTGCATTCGCCTGTCCAACTTCCTGTCACAGGCTTTATCCCAGCAACACAACACTGCAAAGCCTGTGAAAACAAAGCAGCTTTAGAAAAAGCATGACAGTGACTACTGCTGGAACCATAAGTGATCTAACAGGAGCTGAGCAGTTTAATGAATTTTCAAACATCAGGAATATtgcaaacattttaatatatttggcagttccttttttttttttttagaactatacatttcaattaaattattcaacattttttaGTCAACAGAAATGTtctacatatacatatatatcaaTATCTATATAGAGtgcatacataaatatacacattacacacacagaattacaagtaataacaaaatattttggaATGGAGATGTAACTCACAAATGGTGGGGCAGCATCGATATGGTCAGAGAGAGGCCTTATGTTGTCAAGTGTCACATTCTCCTCATTCCCAAAGTCAATGTAAAATACACTAGCAGTTTTGCGGGCAACATCAACTGACTGAACCTCAGCTCGATACCAGTTCTAATAgtgtgaaaaacaaacaaactgagcACTACAATACTCACTACAGTCAATGTTTTAAGATAAAACAAACTTGACCCGTTAAGCAATGAACTGAAAACAATGCATATTTCACAGAAATTCTAATCACTGTGGTTCTgacaaatttaattaaaattattataatgatttgCCTCACCCGATCAAGAGAAAATTTAACCGCACAGAGCTCCCCAATTTCAGGCTTGTACTCAGGAGCAAATGAAGTGCTATAGGCCTTCTGGAGCTCTGCGGTGATGTTTTTCAGGGACTCCATCTCAATTGACTGCAGGTGGATGGAGAACATCCCAGGGTTCCTCAGGTCAATCACTGTACCCTGAAAAAAGATGCTCTGTGAGGCAGAATGTCTATAGAGCTTAAAGCAATATAAGCCTAAAGAAAAGTACCTGTATCTCAGCTCCTTTGGAAACAGCATTCTTGCGCAAATCACCTCGAAACATCCTCTTTGGCTTTAGGTCAACACAGATCTCCTGTAAATGAAGAATTTTCTGAAGGAATCAGATGAAATAACTATTACAAGTGTAACTCACTATAGCAACCAATGAAATACCTTAGCTTGAAGGCCACCAAGTCCATTTCCAGATGGCATAGCTGTGGATTCCTTAATTTTCTCACTGATCGGaaagaaaaatgtaaagaaaaaaaaaaaaaaggttttcacATTGTGCTTCCAAAACAACATGCAAATACCACTGATGTATAGAGAACATCACTGCTAGTACCTGGTAACTTCTGAGATGGGTTTGCAGACATGTCGATGAGCTTTCCAATCCTGAGTCTGACAAGCTACAGAACAGTAGCATGTTTTTTTACAACGAGTGCACCTGAAGTTTCCTAAATAGGGTACAAGAAACATCACTAGTAAATGATGTAGTATCTGCTGATCAAAGCCAGCCAAGACATGTTTGCACCACTATCAGTCAGCAGGACCATAGGTACAGtattagggctggacaatatgacctaaaatcaaaatcgattaattgaacattttaccttaATTATGATTCATTCATTAAGGCAAATGCAGACCTAcattttttcatttgaaagtactgcaattatttatttatttatttttatgtgtcagaaaaaaatagcaAGGGAAAATGTTATTCTTTAATTAACTAGTGTTTTCGGAGTCAGGGTCGACTGCAAAGATTAAGTTGCCTAATAACAGCGCACTTTTATGTACATTTATGTGTTAGCTGATGCCTTTGTCTTGTTTAGTGTTAGGTTTAGCAAAATATTTTGCTTAAGTCTACTGCAGATATAGATATATTCAAACATGCGTCTAACTACGGTTGCAGACACTCAGTATACTTGCTCTTGAATGTTCATGGACTGGCTTTGACTGTTGCAATATGGTGGATGAGGTAAATGAGGTAACCAAAAAGTTTCTCTTAACTCACTGACAGATTTCTTGTtttaaggcaaggcaaggcaattttatttgtatagcacatttcatacacaatggtaattcaaagtgctttacataaaaaagaataataaaaatagaacataaggaatagaaataacagtaaaaacagagaattttgctatctggatggaagagctaggaagtctcagggagtttgttgttgttgtcgtccatcAGAGTTGGATCTAAACAGATCCATTCATCAGAGCAgatcagaatggatcttcctcatccaacaggactgctacctgttaaggcacttcaaactgataaacagtttcaatctcccctttttccaagacacctcaaactgcaccacacagccctaatcccccttccggagatatcttacctaaggaacgcagttcaaatttcccctttggaaatttccccctttggaaagtgtcctgactgtaatccagagatatcttaaccatgcactacagCTTAAAATTGCCCCATGGTTtgtcaaatttaccaaattttaacctaataaatttcttcctaattctcccagctctttcaaccagacagcaataatgcattaaaagtcagaataacaagatgatacataaaacatataaaatgcattaaaaatgaaataaaaacaggaaaaggaattaaaagaataaaaagataatacgtataaaataaagtgcaaacagttcggacatagcacagtgctcaatcagcaaatgcataggtaaaaagatgtgttttgagtctggatttgaatgtggctactgttggagcacacctgatctcttctggaagctggttccagctgcggctggaaccagcttccagcataaattcaattttgaataaatttgataaaaatCTTTAGTCATTATACCAACCAAATAAAATCAAGCAAGTTGAACACAGAAATCAAGCTAAGTAACCTACCTTGGTGACTGCAGTAATTGCACAACTTTACCAGTGGGCCCAACATGGACCCTGCTGTCTGTGAGGGAGACAAGAAATCTCCACACTGTGGAAAAATGAAACACTTTAAATATTGATACTACTGCAGAAAACAGATATCTAAATAGCTATACAATCAATGTCAACATATTAAGAATAGTacttgacttaaaaaaaaaacttgaaaagaTAAATCTTCAATTATATATAGAGACATTATCATAAACATACATTCGGACTGTTTTTTGCAGAAACCACATTCTCCTTTCTGACAGCACCACTCTTAGGATCTAAAGAAGTGGAAAAAGAAAGATCTAGATTGTATTTTTCAAGGGTCAATGACATGCATGTCTAATGCTCAAAACATGTAATCAATACCCTCTAGAATGTCACTTCCTAGTAGGTGTTCTTGAGCGAGATCCTGAATTGCTGGTGCTGGTCCTCTAGGAGAAAATGAACTCGGTCCAGTCGCAGGTCTCCTCAGGGGGAGATTGGGTCTTATCAAAGTCTGAGTGAAGGATCGATTCATTCTTTCCTTGGTTTCACTGCAAGGTGAAATAACACTATTAGTCAGTAGTACTATGAGTTTGGGCAGGTATGGGACCAGAGTAGTAgtcaatcctgctcctggagatctaacttcctgcagagtttaactcAAAATCTGCTACAAGACACCTGTCTGTCATTTTTAAGTGAACCAAGAAACCTTCAATattttgttcaggtgtgtttgattagaacTAACGTTACAGATAAATATACATCAAGCAAGGTTTAATTAACGTGGAGGGTCATGTAGGCTTAGGTCCTGGCACTTTTAACATGTTAATGTGTACACAATATATATCAGCACGATGTACACTgataaatacatatattatattgacTGAAACATAAGGTTTAATTAACGTGGAGGGTCATGCATGTCCTGGCACTTTTAACACGCATATGCGTGCAAATATCAGCACGATATAGACACTGAGAAATACACATATTATACTGATAACACTTTTCCTATAAACATGAATTGAACTGAAGTTataataactgaactaacaaaaaaatcaaatgtattGAATATAATTATGTCAGTAAGTTATTGATTCTGAGAAAAACGCAAAGCTGCTCACACGTGGCCTACGAAGTTAGGttaatcgattttttttttattcaattataCCGTTCAGCTTGTTACATATGTTAGGCAAGACAACATaagtgtaaattaaattaaagtacGTAACAACTTTCCCGAATGTATTATTTCGGAGATGAAAGATTCTTACCCTTGACACAACCGCGTGCTGTAGGGATTTCGTGCGCATGCGCAATTGAACGACCTCTGAGACCTAAGGACTTCACGTGACTTCCCGTGCAAAGTAATATATTTCGTTAGATACTTGACGGGAcatctttttaaatatataaatgtatttaaaaaagca
It encodes the following:
- the tdrd1 gene encoding LOW QUALITY PROTEIN: tudor domain-containing protein 1 (The sequence of the model RefSeq protein was modified relative to this genomic sequence to represent the inferred CDS: substituted 1 base at 1 genomic stop codon), with the translated sequence MNRSFTQTLIRPNLPLRRPATGPSSFSPRGPAPAIQDLAQEHLLGSDILEGIDYMFXALDMHCGDFLSPSQTAGSMLGPLVKLCNYCSHQGNFRCTRCKKTCYCSVACQTQDWKAHRHVCKPISEVTSEKIKESTAMPSGNGLGGLQAKEICVDLKPKRMFRGDLRKNAVSKGAEIQGTVIDLRNPGMFSIHLQSIEMESLKNITAELQKAYSTSFAPEYKPEIGELCAVKFSLDRNWYRAEVQSVDVARKTASVFYIDFGNEENVTLDNIRPLSDHIDAAPPFALQCCVAGIKPVTGSWTGECTIAVRQLITGKSLTFTVLDIMNDGALLAVDFPLSTLGKYISTFLIDQGYAIKDDVPVKPQTEHSINSLLTASFENFKRLSGGKNENSEARPPEPLTQGVGDTFTAVVTHLQSPSEILCQKLENASTIQQLQVNLREHCSNTLASENFRPAPGTVCCSLFSEDNQWYRAKVLAYSSEDRVCVGYIDFGNSEEVELNRLRPINKELLALATQAIPCSLAGIKSPTGDWSEDAILIVKRLVCNRFIRVEILGKKDGRALVSMIDESSDPQTNVAELLVNMGYATVESLETEKNEPAQASFPEMPPLSLPVVEKLEWTCAELPFDGQKVELVISTLKSLDEFYCYNYSIDSHVLTELSSELKKHCELEKAPFTPTVGEPCCALFTGDGQWYRAMVLEVCGEGKARVYFVDYGNSCEVEAAHLKAITQSLLKLPFQAIRCWLAGVEPVEGQWSKEAMHKFQALCAGQPLSGKVLSITEKGYGMELESAGQSIAAVLVSEHLTRACGQVKQPPLQPTKPSNQIEDLPTLKPIDQNPPVEEPLKVKNNEAASAPEDLTVSSGFFPLNWKTLELLCSEAFQPRVAAVISPSLFYIMNPGQVNVEGLKAVMTDVAKYCSKQPIPNQCHPLPGAACCAQFSGDKNWYRAVVLEVTTKHAHVIYADYGNMETVPVSSILPITKELLQHPFQIVRCSLAGKEHFPTVWPAEVLELFGIQLSGGVLATLQSFDGTSNLLTLTQQSGQADRDINSIIIGALQKGQSKANSKLPATVIEKKKEIDQRQQAQTVSSNKPADQTQSEDVKKPDLEVQIPHLSASYRLEEPENMPKTTTTVECTEPQDITSSKGSSAPQSCCCLELKQKIDHIEKLILLLVKQVGGTK